A single genomic interval of Cupriavidus sp. MP-37 harbors:
- a CDS encoding NRDE family protein, translating into MCLILVAWQSHPDYALVVAGNRDEFYARPAAAAHWWQDAPQVLAGRDLAEVIGEPGTWMGVNADGRFAALTNYRAPSEKRTDARSRGELVAGFLRGHAAPFDYLDGLAGEDGAYNGFNLLASDLRELWWYSNRSASRQPQRLRPGLYGLSNALLDTPWPKVRSRVGALAEVLAADSGQATASAEPYLQMLADERQAADFELPSTGVAPDWEKLLSSAFIRSPMYGTRASTVLRIRHDGRFDLSERSFDADGRIGDVAFHGTLNLSRDTGIVQAPR; encoded by the coding sequence ATGTGTCTGATCCTGGTTGCCTGGCAATCGCACCCGGACTATGCCCTGGTCGTGGCCGGCAACCGCGATGAATTCTATGCCCGCCCGGCGGCGGCCGCGCACTGGTGGCAGGATGCGCCCCAGGTGCTGGCCGGCCGCGACCTCGCCGAGGTCATCGGCGAACCCGGCACGTGGATGGGCGTCAACGCCGACGGCCGCTTCGCCGCGCTGACCAACTACCGTGCCCCGTCCGAAAAACGCACCGACGCGCGCTCGCGCGGCGAGCTGGTGGCCGGCTTCCTGCGCGGCCACGCGGCGCCGTTCGACTACCTCGACGGCCTCGCCGGCGAAGACGGCGCCTACAACGGCTTCAACCTGCTCGCCAGCGACCTGCGCGAACTGTGGTGGTACAGCAACCGCTCGGCCTCGCGCCAGCCGCAACGGCTGCGTCCGGGCCTGTACGGCCTGTCCAACGCGCTGCTCGATACGCCCTGGCCCAAGGTGCGCAGCCGCGTCGGCGCGCTCGCCGAAGTGCTGGCCGCCGACAGCGGCCAGGCCACTGCCAGCGCCGAGCCCTACCTGCAGATGCTGGCCGACGAGCGCCAGGCGGCGGACTTCGAGCTGCCGTCCACCGGCGTGGCGCCGGACTGGGAAAAACTGCTGTCGTCCGCCTTTATCCGCTCGCCGATGTATGGCACGCGCGCCAGCACGGTCCTGCGCATCCGCCACGACGGGCGCTTCGACCTGAGCGAACGCAGCTTCGACGCCGATGGCCGCATCGGCGACGTCGCCTTCCACGGCACGCTCAACCTGTCGCGCGACACCGGCATCGTGCAGGCGCCGCGCTGA
- a CDS encoding TatD family hydrolase, with amino-acid sequence MFVDSHCHIDFPELAARLPELLDNMRANQVTHALCISVTLEDFPRVLALAEQHPNLYASVGVHPDYEEGEDPTLERLVALSAHPRVVGTGETGLDYYRLNGRSIAEMEWQRERFRTHIRAARQTGKPLIIHTRSSADDTLRLMREENAGEAGGVMHCFTETWDVARQALDQGFHISFSGIVTFKSAAELQETARKVPLERMLIETDSPYLAPVPYRGKTNEPAWVRHVGEFIAQLRGVPVEQVAEQTTENFFNLFEHIDRKSHV; translated from the coding sequence ATGTTTGTCGATTCCCACTGCCATATCGATTTCCCCGAACTGGCCGCGCGCCTGCCCGAACTGCTGGACAACATGCGCGCCAACCAGGTCACGCATGCGCTGTGCATCTCGGTCACGCTGGAAGATTTTCCGCGCGTGCTGGCGCTGGCCGAGCAGCATCCCAACCTGTACGCGTCGGTCGGCGTGCACCCGGACTACGAAGAGGGCGAGGATCCGACGCTCGAGCGGCTGGTGGCGCTGTCGGCCCACCCGCGCGTGGTCGGCACCGGCGAGACCGGGCTGGACTACTACCGGCTCAACGGCCGCAGCATCGCCGAGATGGAATGGCAGCGCGAACGCTTCCGCACCCATATCCGCGCCGCGCGCCAGACCGGCAAGCCGCTGATCATCCATACCCGCTCGTCCGCCGACGACACGCTGCGCCTGATGCGCGAGGAAAACGCGGGCGAGGCCGGTGGCGTGATGCACTGCTTCACCGAAACCTGGGACGTCGCCCGCCAGGCGCTGGACCAGGGCTTCCATATCTCGTTTTCCGGCATCGTCACCTTCAAGAGCGCGGCGGAGCTGCAGGAAACCGCGCGCAAGGTGCCGCTGGAGCGGATGCTGATCGAGACCGATTCGCCCTACCTGGCACCGGTGCCGTATCGCGGCAAGACCAACGAGCCGGCCTGGGTGCGCCATGTGGGCGAATTCATCGCACAGCTGCGCGGCGTGCCGGTGGAACAGGTCGCGGAACAGACGACGGAAAATTTCTTCAATCTATTCGAGCACATTGACAGGAAATCTCATGTTTGA
- a CDS encoding ankyrin repeat domain-containing protein, whose amino-acid sequence MFDMKFVRRAAGAVALAAATLAQAAPADDMRKAVEFDDANTVKKLLAKGVDPNVVDNRGNPALVLALREKSLKAATVLIRARDIDFDKANPAGETPLMMAALQGQLDMVKLMVDDMEAEINKTGWTPLHYAATNGHNDVVKYLVDHAAYIDAESPNGTTPLMMAARGGHIETVKLLLDEGADMRLKNQQGMTVIDFAERYNQGEIASGLKARWQKLYPQTPIVPAPPLKPPVAEPGGQRPAAPQSKGW is encoded by the coding sequence ATGTTTGACATGAAATTTGTCCGACGTGCCGCCGGCGCTGTTGCGCTGGCCGCCGCCACGCTCGCGCAGGCCGCGCCGGCCGACGACATGCGCAAGGCGGTGGAATTCGACGACGCCAATACCGTCAAGAAGCTGCTGGCAAAGGGCGTCGACCCCAACGTGGTCGACAACCGCGGCAACCCGGCGCTGGTGCTGGCGCTGCGCGAGAAGTCGCTGAAGGCGGCGACGGTGCTGATCCGCGCCAGGGACATCGACTTCGACAAGGCCAACCCGGCCGGCGAAACCCCGCTGATGATGGCCGCGCTGCAGGGCCAGCTCGACATGGTCAAGCTGATGGTCGACGACATGGAGGCCGAGATCAACAAGACCGGCTGGACGCCGCTGCACTATGCCGCCACCAACGGCCACAACGACGTGGTCAAGTACCTGGTCGACCATGCCGCGTATATCGACGCCGAAAGCCCCAACGGCACCACCCCGCTGATGATGGCCGCGCGCGGCGGCCATATCGAGACCGTCAAGCTGCTGCTGGACGAAGGCGCCGACATGCGCCTGAAGAACCAGCAGGGCATGACCGTGATCGACTTTGCCGAGCGTTATAACCAGGGCGAGATCGCCAGCGGCCTGAAGGCGCGCTGGCAGAAGCTGTATCCGCAGACCCCGATCGTGCCGGCGCCGCCGCTGAAACCGCCCGTCGCCGAGCCCGGCGGCCAGCGTCCCGCCGCGCCGCAGAGCAAGGGCTGGTAA
- a CDS encoding DUF4936 family protein has product MSDHLYVYFRVPEAVAAEALPHWHRWMETVAEATGIGGTLMRRPETRAGVQTWMECYADVPPAFDATLEGLWRQSGLDQWVEGERRAEHFIDLDLL; this is encoded by the coding sequence ATGAGCGATCACCTCTACGTTTATTTCCGCGTGCCGGAAGCCGTCGCCGCCGAAGCGCTGCCTCACTGGCACCGCTGGATGGAAACGGTCGCCGAAGCCACCGGAATTGGTGGTACGCTGATGCGCAGGCCGGAAACCCGCGCCGGCGTGCAGACCTGGATGGAGTGCTACGCCGACGTGCCGCCCGCGTTCGATGCCACGCTGGAAGGGCTGTGGCGCCAGAGCGGGCTGGACCAGTGGGTGGAAGGCGAGCGGCGCGCCGAACACTTTATCGACCTGGACTTGCTGTAG
- a CDS encoding FadR/GntR family transcriptional regulator: MFQKVPARALTDNVAEQLLDKIQSGAFARGDKLPTEAVLSEEFGVSRTVVREAISRLKYEGVVESRQGSGVFVTLQAGIRPLRIDYTDTGTLEAVLQIVELRRAIEAEVAAQAARRRTDASMAAIDAALARLDEVVAQGGDGVAEDVAFHRAIAEATGNPYFLKTLEFLSQYLEAATRVTRTNEARRSDFSRQVREEHQAIVAAIRAGDPLAARNAAQNHMYNAAHRLAQLGADESGAAHGATN, from the coding sequence GTGTTCCAGAAAGTCCCTGCCCGCGCCCTGACCGACAACGTGGCCGAACAGCTGCTCGACAAGATCCAGAGCGGCGCCTTTGCCCGCGGCGACAAGCTGCCCACCGAGGCGGTGCTGTCCGAAGAGTTCGGCGTCAGCCGCACCGTGGTGCGCGAGGCCATCTCTCGGCTGAAATATGAAGGCGTGGTCGAGTCGCGCCAGGGCAGCGGCGTGTTCGTGACGCTGCAGGCCGGCATCCGGCCGCTGCGCATCGACTACACCGACACCGGCACGCTGGAAGCGGTGCTGCAGATCGTCGAACTGCGCCGCGCGATCGAGGCCGAAGTGGCCGCGCAGGCGGCGCGGCGCCGTACCGATGCCTCGATGGCGGCAATCGACGCCGCGCTGGCGCGACTGGACGAGGTGGTGGCGCAGGGCGGCGACGGCGTCGCCGAGGACGTGGCGTTCCACCGCGCCATCGCCGAGGCCACCGGCAACCCCTACTTCCTCAAGACGCTGGAGTTCCTGAGCCAGTACCTGGAAGCCGCCACGCGCGTGACGCGCACCAACGAGGCGCGGCGCTCGGACTTTTCGCGGCAGGTGCGCGAGGAACACCAGGCCATCGTCGCCGCGATCCGCGCCGGCGACCCGCTGGCCGCGCGCAATGCCGCGCAGAACCATATGTACAACGCCGCGCACCGGCTGGCCCAGCTGGGCGCCGACGAAAGCGGCGCCGCGCACGGCGCCACCAACTGA
- a CDS encoding GNAT family N-acetyltransferase, translated as MPTTVLICPWSEARDRARAIRYTVFVEEQGVPVELEWDEWDEPSWHALALADDGTPLATGRLLPDGHIGRMAVLKPARGSGVGALVLEALMRKAEQLGYAELVLNAQTHAAPFYARVGFAQVGPEFEEAGIPHVEMRKRLAG; from the coding sequence ATGCCCACCACTGTCCTGATCTGCCCCTGGTCCGAAGCCCGCGATCGCGCGCGCGCCATCCGCTACACCGTCTTTGTCGAAGAGCAGGGCGTGCCGGTGGAACTGGAATGGGACGAATGGGACGAGCCCAGCTGGCACGCGCTGGCGCTGGCCGACGACGGCACGCCGCTGGCCACCGGACGGCTGCTGCCCGACGGCCATATCGGCCGCATGGCCGTGCTGAAGCCGGCGCGCGGCAGCGGCGTCGGCGCGCTGGTGCTGGAGGCGCTGATGCGCAAGGCCGAACAGCTGGGGTATGCGGAACTGGTGCTCAACGCGCAGACCCACGCGGCGCCGTTCTATGCGCGCGTGGGTTTTGCGCAGGTGGGACCGGAATTCGAAGAGGCGGGCATCCCGCACGTGGAGATGCGCAAGCGCCTGGCCGGCTGA
- a CDS encoding PilZ domain-containing protein: MNTAVAGTAPAGAGFGNAPGNGPGNAPGSGSASGAASRPNVLSLSIKDQAGLYAAYMPFLARGGIFVPSNRPFRLGEQVFLVLSLLDRPQKYQIAGHVAWITPAGTPMKTPGIGVHLPDDDNGRNLRRAIEEILGKMLESGRPTQTL; this comes from the coding sequence ATGAACACAGCAGTCGCCGGCACGGCGCCGGCCGGGGCGGGATTCGGAAACGCCCCGGGGAACGGACCAGGGAACGCCCCGGGTAGTGGATCGGCCAGCGGGGCAGCGTCGCGCCCCAATGTGCTGTCGCTGTCGATCAAGGACCAGGCCGGGCTGTACGCGGCCTATATGCCGTTCCTGGCGCGCGGCGGCATCTTCGTGCCGTCGAACCGGCCGTTCCGGCTGGGCGAGCAGGTGTTCCTGGTATTGTCGCTGCTGGACCGGCCGCAGAAGTACCAGATCGCCGGCCACGTCGCCTGGATCACCCCTGCCGGCACGCCGATGAAGACCCCCGGCATTGGCGTGCACCTGCCCGACGACGACAACGGGCGCAACCTGCGCCGCGCGATCGAGGAAATCCTGGGCAAGATGCTGGAGTCCGGGCGTCCCACCCAAACTTTATGA
- a CDS encoding GNAT family N-acetyltransferase, which produces MNFSLRIAEPRDLAGIVAIYNGTVPSGMVTADTEPVTVASRQAWFDAHQPGRRPLWVCEDADGSMAGWMSFSDFYGRPAYGATAEVSIYLDAQRRGQGLGRYLLQQAIDHAPAVGVNTLLGFIFGHNAPSLGLFASLGFTRWGELPRVAVLDGVERDLIIVGRRVDAA; this is translated from the coding sequence ATGAATTTCTCGCTACGAATTGCTGAACCCCGCGACCTCGCGGGCATCGTCGCCATCTACAACGGCACCGTGCCTTCGGGCATGGTCACGGCCGACACCGAGCCGGTCACCGTGGCCTCGCGCCAGGCCTGGTTCGACGCCCACCAGCCCGGGCGCCGCCCGCTGTGGGTGTGCGAGGACGCCGACGGCAGCATGGCCGGCTGGATGAGCTTTTCCGACTTTTACGGGCGCCCGGCCTATGGCGCCACCGCCGAGGTCTCGATTTACCTCGACGCACAGCGCCGCGGCCAGGGGCTGGGGCGCTACCTGCTGCAGCAGGCCATCGACCACGCGCCCGCGGTCGGGGTCAACACGCTGCTCGGCTTTATCTTCGGCCACAACGCGCCCAGCCTGGGCCTGTTCGCGTCGCTGGGCTTCACGCGCTGGGGCGAGCTGCCGCGCGTGGCCGTGCTCGACGGCGTCGAGCGCGACCTGATCATCGTCGGCCGCCGCGTGGACGCGGCCTGA
- the tmk gene encoding dTMP kinase: MRGKFITFEGIDGAGKSTHIDWVADRLRARADIAGVVTTREPGGTSLGEDLRQILLHRKMHLETEALLMFAARREHIAEVIAPALERGKWVISDRFTDATFAYQGGGRGLPTGRLEVLEGWVQGGLQPDLTLLFDVPLETASARLAAARTPDKFEAESRAFFQRTRDEYLRRAAQSPQRFRVIDATRSIADIRDELEKILATI; this comes from the coding sequence ATGCGCGGAAAATTCATTACCTTCGAGGGCATCGACGGCGCCGGCAAGAGCACCCACATCGACTGGGTTGCCGACCGCCTGCGCGCGCGCGCCGACATCGCCGGGGTCGTCACCACGCGCGAGCCCGGCGGCACGTCGCTGGGCGAAGACCTGCGCCAGATCCTGCTGCACCGCAAGATGCATCTGGAAACCGAGGCGCTGCTGATGTTCGCCGCCCGCCGCGAGCATATTGCCGAAGTCATCGCCCCCGCGCTGGAGCGCGGCAAGTGGGTGATTTCCGACCGCTTCACCGATGCCACCTTTGCCTACCAGGGCGGCGGCAGGGGCCTGCCCACCGGCCGGCTCGAAGTGCTGGAAGGCTGGGTCCAGGGCGGCCTGCAACCGGACCTGACGCTGCTGTTCGACGTGCCGCTCGAAACCGCCAGCGCCCGCCTGGCCGCCGCGCGCACGCCGGACAAGTTCGAGGCCGAATCGCGCGCCTTCTTCCAGCGCACCCGGGACGAATACCTGCGCCGCGCGGCGCAGTCGCCGCAGCGCTTCCGCGTGATCGACGCCACGCGCAGCATTGCCGATATTCGCGACGAGCTTGAGAAGATCCTCGCAACTATTTGA
- the egtB gene encoding ergothioneine biosynthesis protein EgtB, translated as MTSALLPGAALHPPHEPALLSQYRHVRAATETLVADLSDADATVQSMDDASPAKWHLAHTTWFFEEFVLAARIPDYEPVDPAYRYLFNSYYEAVGARHPRPRRGLLTRPSLDEVLAYREAVDEAMLALLGSAQTDAEAALITLGLQHEQQHQELLLTDVLHLFAQNPLRPAFAPELPAPVIADPRPAPDWIGFDGGLVEIGHHGETFAFDCETPRHKVYLAPFTLCSHPVSNRQWFEFIEDGGYQSAGLWLSDGWRWVGEQGIQAPLYWEERDGTWWQMTLRGMHPVDPDSPVTHLSFYEADAFARWAERRLPTEAEWEHAASRLPATGNFVEGRALRPLPDRQNTAGVLRQMFGDVWEWTASAFLPYPGFRPNAGTVGEYNGKFMSGQMVLRGGSCVTPESHIRASYRNFFYPHQRWQFTGVRLADDV; from the coding sequence ATGACTTCAGCCCTGTTGCCAGGAGCCGCCCTCCATCCGCCGCACGAACCCGCCCTGCTGTCGCAGTACCGGCATGTACGCGCCGCCACCGAAACCCTGGTGGCCGACCTGTCGGATGCCGATGCCACCGTGCAGTCGATGGACGATGCCAGCCCGGCAAAATGGCACCTGGCGCACACCACGTGGTTCTTCGAGGAATTCGTGCTGGCCGCGCGCATCCCGGACTACGAGCCGGTCGACCCGGCCTACCGCTATCTCTTCAACTCGTACTATGAAGCGGTCGGCGCGCGCCATCCGCGGCCGAGGCGCGGGCTGCTGACGCGTCCGTCGCTGGACGAAGTGCTGGCGTACCGCGAGGCCGTCGACGAAGCCATGCTGGCGCTGCTGGGCAGCGCCCAGACCGACGCCGAGGCGGCGCTGATCACGCTCGGCCTGCAGCATGAACAGCAGCACCAGGAACTGCTGCTGACCGACGTGCTGCACCTGTTCGCGCAGAACCCGCTGCGCCCCGCCTTTGCCCCGGAACTGCCCGCCCCGGTGATTGCCGACCCGCGCCCCGCGCCGGACTGGATCGGCTTTGACGGCGGACTGGTCGAAATCGGCCACCACGGCGAGACCTTCGCCTTCGATTGCGAAACGCCGCGCCACAAGGTCTACCTGGCCCCGTTCACGCTGTGCTCGCACCCGGTCAGCAACCGGCAATGGTTCGAGTTCATCGAGGATGGCGGCTACCAGAGCGCCGGGCTGTGGCTGTCGGACGGCTGGCGCTGGGTCGGCGAGCAAGGCATCCAGGCCCCGCTCTACTGGGAAGAGCGCGACGGCACCTGGTGGCAGATGACGCTGCGCGGCATGCATCCGGTCGACCCCGACAGCCCGGTGACCCACCTCAGCTTCTATGAGGCCGACGCGTTCGCGCGCTGGGCCGAGCGCCGGCTGCCGACCGAGGCGGAATGGGAGCATGCCGCCAGCCGCCTGCCGGCCACCGGGAATTTTGTCGAGGGGCGCGCGCTGCGGCCGCTGCCGGACCGGCAGAACACCGCCGGCGTGCTGCGCCAGATGTTCGGCGACGTCTGGGAATGGACCGCCAGCGCCTTCCTGCCTTATCCGGGCTTCCGCCCCAACGCCGGCACGGTGGGCGAGTACAACGGCAAGTTCATGAGCGGGCAGATGGTGCTGCGCGGCGGGTCGTGCGTCACCCCCGAATCGCATATCCGCGCGAGCTACCGCAATTTCTTCTATCCGCACCAGCGCTGGCAGTTCACCGGAGTGCGGCTGGCCGACGACGTCTAG
- a CDS encoding DNA polymerase III subunit delta' — MLYPWQNEDWQRLGALRGRLPHALLIHGQQGIGKRDLALHFAQGLLCEAPRADGQPCGQCAACHWFSQGNHPDFTVVRPEALDASAEAETDEGGKKKAPSKIIRMEQVRALIEAVGVGTHRAGLRVVVVYPLDALQTEGANALLKTLEEPPPSTVFLLVTDRLDRILPTILSRCRQFSAQRPTPEAALAWLRGQGVADAEAQLALAGGSPLTALHAAEAEEQPLQRWLVGQLGAAAAFDAAAAAEQLQKLPVPAVLGILQRWTYDLLALRLEGGAAPRYFPKERAALARCAAATDAHGLQAFAARLNAHRRSENHPLAARLVMEAVFLEYRQLFR, encoded by the coding sequence ATGCTATATCCCTGGCAGAACGAAGATTGGCAACGGCTTGGCGCGCTGCGCGGGCGGCTGCCGCATGCCTTGCTGATCCACGGCCAGCAAGGCATCGGCAAGCGCGACCTGGCGCTGCATTTCGCCCAGGGGCTGCTGTGCGAGGCGCCGCGGGCGGACGGGCAGCCCTGCGGCCAGTGCGCCGCCTGCCACTGGTTCAGCCAGGGCAACCACCCGGACTTCACCGTGGTACGGCCCGAGGCGCTCGACGCCTCGGCCGAGGCGGAGACCGACGAGGGCGGCAAGAAGAAGGCGCCCAGCAAGATCATCCGCATGGAGCAGGTGCGCGCGCTGATCGAGGCCGTCGGCGTCGGCACGCACCGCGCCGGGCTGCGCGTGGTGGTGGTCTATCCGCTCGACGCGCTGCAGACCGAGGGCGCCAATGCCTTGCTGAAGACGCTGGAAGAACCGCCGCCGTCGACCGTGTTCCTGCTGGTGACCGACCGCCTGGACCGCATCCTGCCGACCATCCTGTCGCGCTGCCGCCAGTTCTCGGCCCAGCGCCCGACGCCCGAGGCCGCGCTGGCGTGGCTGCGCGGCCAGGGCGTGGCGGATGCCGAGGCCCAGCTGGCGCTGGCCGGCGGCTCGCCGCTGACCGCATTGCATGCCGCCGAGGCCGAGGAGCAGCCGCTGCAGCGCTGGCTGGTCGGCCAGCTCGGCGCCGCCGCCGCCTTCGACGCCGCCGCGGCGGCCGAGCAACTGCAGAAGCTGCCGGTGCCCGCCGTGCTTGGCATCCTGCAGCGCTGGACGTACGATCTGCTGGCATTGCGCCTGGAGGGCGGCGCCGCGCCGCGGTATTTCCCCAAGGAGCGTGCCGCGCTGGCGCGCTGCGCCGCCGCCACCGATGCGCACGGCCTGCAGGCGTTCGCCGCGCGCCTGAATGCACACCGCCGCAGCGAGAACCATCCGCTGGCGGCCAGGCTGGTGATGGAAGCGGTATTCCTGGAGTACCGGCAGCTGTTCCGCTAG
- a CDS encoding YkvA family protein translates to MATGSRLRQWARGLKGSLLMLWFCSRHPRTPWAARLLGALVVAYAFSPLDLIPDFIPVLGYLDDVLLVPLGIWLTLRLIPAEVKDECRVRADAWQATHAQRPRNRAAAVVIVLVWAALAWLAWRWLAPDWARP, encoded by the coding sequence ATGGCGACCGGCTCGCGCCTGCGCCAGTGGGCGCGCGGGCTCAAGGGCAGCCTGCTGATGCTGTGGTTCTGCAGCCGCCATCCCCGGACGCCGTGGGCGGCGCGGCTGCTGGGCGCGCTGGTGGTGGCCTATGCCTTCAGCCCGCTCGACCTGATCCCGGATTTCATTCCGGTGCTGGGCTATCTCGATGACGTGCTGCTGGTGCCGCTCGGCATCTGGCTGACGCTGCGGCTGATTCCCGCCGAGGTCAAGGACGAATGCCGGGTCCGCGCCGACGCCTGGCAGGCCACCCATGCGCAACGGCCGCGCAATCGCGCGGCCGCGGTGGTCATCGTGCTGGTGTGGGCCGCGCTGGCCTGGCTGGCCTGGCGCTGGCTGGCGCCAGACTGGGCGCGGCCCTAG
- the mltG gene encoding endolytic transglycosylase MltG codes for MKRLLLSLGLAVLVFALAAVGGFAWWANHPVSLGKSPLEVVIKPNSGVASVGRQIQRGGVGMDPRLFMLLARLTGHGADLKAGGYTFETGATPLSILGKLARGEVTHYVVTVIEGWEFRKMRAAVDASPALRHDTRGMSDAELMKAIGAAEASPEGLFFPDTYLFARGSSDLELYKHAYRAMQRRLNEAWNARSPDLPYKTPYEALVMASIVEKETGQAAERPMIAAVFINRLRKNMLLQTDPTVIYGLGEAFDGDLRKRDLQADTPYNTYTRTGLPPTPIALPGLASLAAATTPAPSDALYFVARGDGSSHFSNSLPEHNRAVDKYQRGK; via the coding sequence ATGAAACGTTTACTCCTCAGCCTTGGGCTGGCCGTGCTGGTGTTCGCGCTGGCGGCCGTGGGCGGCTTTGCGTGGTGGGCCAATCACCCGGTGTCGCTGGGCAAGTCGCCGCTCGAAGTGGTGATCAAGCCCAATTCCGGCGTGGCCAGCGTTGGCCGCCAGATCCAGCGCGGCGGCGTGGGCATGGACCCGCGGCTGTTCATGCTGCTGGCGCGCCTGACCGGACACGGCGCCGACCTGAAGGCCGGCGGCTATACCTTCGAAACCGGCGCCACGCCGCTGTCGATCCTGGGCAAGCTGGCGCGCGGCGAGGTCACGCACTACGTGGTCACGGTGATCGAGGGCTGGGAATTCCGCAAGATGCGCGCCGCGGTCGATGCCAGCCCGGCGCTGCGCCACGACACCCGCGGCATGTCCGACGCCGAACTGATGAAAGCCATCGGCGCGGCCGAGGCGTCGCCCGAGGGGCTGTTCTTTCCGGACACCTACCTGTTCGCGCGCGGCAGCAGCGACCTCGAGCTGTACAAGCACGCCTACCGCGCCATGCAGCGCCGGCTGAACGAGGCCTGGAACGCGCGCTCGCCCGACCTGCCGTACAAGACCCCGTACGAGGCGCTGGTGATGGCGTCGATCGTCGAGAAGGAAACCGGCCAGGCCGCCGAGCGCCCGATGATCGCCGCGGTGTTTATCAACCGGCTCAGGAAGAACATGCTGCTGCAGACCGACCCGACCGTGATCTACGGCCTGGGCGAGGCCTTCGACGGCGACCTGCGCAAGCGCGACCTGCAGGCCGACACCCCGTACAATACCTACACCCGCACCGGCCTGCCGCCCACGCCGATCGCGCTGCCGGGGCTGGCCTCGCTGGCCGCGGCGACCACGCCGGCGCCGTCCGACGCGCTGTACTTCGTCGCCCGCGGCGACGGCAGCAGCCATTTCTCCAACTCGCTACCCGAACACAACCGCGCGGTCGACAAGTACCAGCGCGGCAAATAG
- a CDS encoding folate-binding protein YgfZ, which translates to MPALNPQAQELAANLDALQAGGVVCTPAGLGLVRVAGEDAASFLHTQLTNAVEDLAPGTARLAGYCSPKGRLLATFLMWRDADGIVLQLSAEIQAAVQKRLSMFVLRAKARLSDITPAHAILGVAGTGAAAALAAAGLPAPEAAFAVATADGASVIRLPDSAGQPRWQLVLPAERADAVRAALSATLTGAAPALWDWLDVQSGLPRIVAATQEQFVPQMINFELVGGVNFRKGCYPGQEVVARSQYRGTLKRRMWLVQGEGEVPAPAAEIYRPEDPGQPCGMIVNAAPAPDGGWAGLAELKIDAAGSALRLGSAEGTAVATASLPYAVPLGEAAQAAG; encoded by the coding sequence ATGCCAGCATTGAATCCCCAAGCCCAGGAACTCGCCGCAAACCTTGACGCGCTGCAGGCCGGCGGCGTGGTTTGCACCCCCGCCGGGCTCGGCCTCGTTCGCGTGGCGGGCGAAGACGCCGCCAGCTTCCTGCACACCCAGCTGACCAACGCGGTCGAAGACCTGGCGCCGGGCACGGCGCGCCTGGCCGGCTACTGCTCGCCCAAGGGCCGGCTGCTGGCCACCTTCCTGATGTGGCGCGACGCCGACGGCATCGTGCTGCAGCTGTCGGCCGAGATCCAGGCCGCGGTGCAGAAGCGGCTGTCGATGTTCGTGCTGCGCGCCAAGGCCAGGTTGTCCGATATCACCCCGGCCCACGCCATCCTCGGCGTTGCCGGCACCGGCGCCGCCGCGGCGCTGGCCGCGGCCGGGCTGCCCGCGCCGGAAGCCGCCTTTGCCGTGGCCACGGCCGACGGCGCCAGCGTGATCCGCCTGCCGGACAGCGCCGGCCAGCCGCGCTGGCAGCTGGTGCTGCCGGCCGAGCGCGCCGACGCGGTGCGCGCGGCGCTGTCCGCCACGCTCACCGGCGCCGCGCCGGCGTTGTGGGACTGGCTCGACGTGCAATCCGGCCTGCCCCGCATCGTCGCGGCCACGCAGGAGCAGTTCGTGCCGCAGATGATCAATTTCGAATTGGTCGGCGGCGTCAATTTCCGCAAGGGCTGCTATCCCGGCCAGGAAGTGGTGGCGCGCAGCCAGTACCGCGGCACCCTCAAGCGCCGCATGTGGCTGGTGCAGGGCGAAGGCGAAGTGCCGGCGCCCGCCGCCGAGATCTATCGCCCGGAAGACCCGGGCCAGCCTTGCGGCATGATCGTCAACGCCGCGCCCGCGCCGGATGGCGGCTGGGCCGGGCTGGCCGAGCTGAAGATCGATGCCGCCGGCAGCGCGCTGCGGCTGGGCAGCGCCGAGGGCACGGCCGTGGCCACGGCCAGCCTGCCCTACGCGGTGCCGCTGGGCGAGGCCGCCCAGGCCGCCGGCTGA